A DNA window from Ipomoea triloba cultivar NCNSP0323 chromosome 10, ASM357664v1 contains the following coding sequences:
- the LOC116033296 gene encoding cinnamoyl-CoA reductase 1-like, with translation MPSVSGPVVCVTGAGGFIASWLVKLLLEKGYTVRGTVRNPDDQKNVHLMELEGAKERLTLCKADLLDFQSLRQAIHGCDGVFHTASPVTDDPQMVEAAMMGTKNVLMAAAEVGGIRRVVFTSSIGAVYMNPNRAPDKVVDETCWSDIDFCKTTENWYCYGKTVAEQIAWEVAKEKGIDLVVLNPMLVLGPLLQPTVNASVVHILKYMTGSVKTYANAVQGYVHVRDVALAHILLYETPSASGRYICADRILHRSEVVEILAKFFPEYPVPTKCKDEMKPRAIPYKFNNGKIKNIGLEFTPVKQCLYETVKSLQENGHLPVPIQNEDLIQIQV, from the exons ATGCCGTCGGTTTCTGGCCCAGTTGTATGCGTCACCGGCGCCGGAGGTTTCATTGCCTCCTGGCTTGTCAAACTCCTCCTGGAGAAAGGCTACACCGTCAGAGGAACCGTTAGAAATCCAG ATGATCAAAAGAATGTTCATTTGATGGAGCTTGAAGGAGCAAAGGAGAGGCTCACACTTTGCAAAGCTGATCTCCTTGATTTTCAGAGCTTGCGTCAAGCTATCCACGGCTGCGATGGCGTTTTCCACACTGCATCTCCAGTTACCGATGATCCT CAAATGGTGGAGGCGGCCATGATGGGAACGAAGAACGTGTTAATGGCGGCGGCGGAGGTGGGCGGAATACGTCGAGTGGTGTTCACTTCTTCGATAGGTGCGGTGTACATGAATCCTAACAGAGCGCCAGACAAGGTTGTGGATGAGACTTGTTGGAGTGACATTGACTTCTGCAAGACCACCGAG AATTGGTACTGCTATGGGAAAACCGTGGCAGAACAAATAGCATGGGAAGTGGCAAAGGAGAAAGGAATAGACCTAGTCGTGCTCAACCCAATGTTGGTACTCGGACCATTGCTACAACCCACAGTCAACGCTAGTGTCGTTCACATTCTCAAGTACATGACTGGCTCGGTCAAAACTTATGCTAATGCAGTCCAAGGCTATGTCCACGTTAGGGATGTAGCCCTAGCGCACATCCTTCTCTACGAGACTCCTTCCGCATCTGGACGCTATATCTGCGCTGATAGAATCCTTCATCGTAGCGAAGTGGTTGAAATTCTTGCTAAATTTTTCCCTGAGTATCCTGTTCCTACCAA GTGCAAAGACGAGATGAAGCCAAGGGCAATTCCGTACAAGTTCAATAACGGAAAGATTAAGAACATCGGGCTAGAGTTTACACCAGTGAAACAATGCTTATATGAGACGGTAAAGAGTCTCCAAGAGAATGGTCACCTTCCGGTTCCAATTCAAAATGAGGATTTGATTCAAATTCAAGTCTAA